In Pseudomonas putida, a genomic segment contains:
- a CDS encoding SDR family NAD(P)-dependent oxidoreductase, with translation MDFGLKGRRALVTGSTAGIGLATARALAAEGASVTVNGRTQARVDSAVDALKRELPGAIITGIVADLSRSEGCEFLTGELPDIDVLVNNLGIFEPKPFEQIPDADWIRFFETNVLSGVRLSRHYVQGMRARNWGRIVFVSSESALQIPAEMIHYGMTKTAQLAISRGLAETLVGTDVTVNSVLPGPTASEGVGGFVAELAASRGVDAATVEREFFATARPSSVLQRLSTPDEVAAMIAYVCSARASATTGAALRVDGGVVRAIA, from the coding sequence ATGGATTTCGGACTAAAAGGTAGGCGGGCACTGGTGACTGGCTCAACAGCAGGCATCGGGCTGGCCACCGCCCGCGCATTGGCAGCAGAGGGAGCCTCTGTCACGGTAAATGGCCGAACTCAGGCTCGCGTCGATAGCGCAGTGGATGCGCTGAAACGCGAACTTCCCGGCGCAATCATTACCGGGATTGTCGCCGACCTGAGCCGTAGCGAAGGCTGTGAGTTTCTGACAGGGGAACTTCCAGACATCGACGTTCTGGTCAACAACCTAGGCATCTTCGAGCCCAAACCATTCGAGCAGATTCCAGACGCGGACTGGATTCGTTTCTTCGAGACGAATGTGTTAAGTGGAGTCCGCCTATCGCGCCATTACGTGCAGGGAATGCGGGCGCGCAACTGGGGGCGCATCGTGTTCGTATCGAGCGAATCGGCCTTGCAGATTCCCGCCGAAATGATCCATTACGGCATGACCAAGACTGCGCAACTTGCCATTTCACGCGGGCTTGCAGAGACGCTCGTAGGCACCGACGTCACGGTCAACAGCGTGCTTCCCGGCCCGACTGCCTCCGAGGGCGTTGGCGGCTTTGTTGCCGAATTAGCTGCGAGCCGCGGCGTTGATGCCGCAACCGTGGAGCGTGAGTTCTTCGCAACGGCCCGCCCATCTTCGGTGCTTCAACGTCTTTCGACGCCGGATGAGGTTGCCGCGATGATTGCCTATGTCTGTAGCGCGCGCGCATCTGCAACGACAGGCGCCGCGCTTCGCGTTGATGGTGGCGTGGTGCGGGCAATCGCATGA
- a CDS encoding Fur family transcriptional regulator, giving the protein MEPHDDPPRIIDLITSFGSKNLPSGKHMMKHTAAASPVTRSPMLSQEQRLAASRLRPTIARTSVLNALEKATPSCLDASQMYRILSTQLDSLTPASIYRALNDLWIAGLLVRTEGAHGRAFYAIKPDGLNAHYDTLRCHCGARLVFIEDQVLREHLRSLAREEGFALDREPAFTITMTCTKCRQLCKGGQ; this is encoded by the coding sequence ATGGAACCGCACGATGACCCACCTCGGATCATTGACCTGATTACATCATTCGGCAGCAAGAACCTGCCGTCGGGCAAACACATGATGAAGCACACCGCAGCAGCCAGTCCCGTGACCAGATCGCCGATGTTGTCTCAGGAACAACGATTGGCGGCGAGCCGACTGCGACCGACGATCGCTCGTACCAGTGTCTTGAACGCGCTGGAGAAGGCGACGCCGAGCTGTCTCGATGCCAGCCAGATGTATCGCATCCTCAGCACGCAACTCGATAGCCTCACGCCGGCCTCGATCTACCGTGCGCTGAATGATTTATGGATTGCTGGGCTGCTGGTTCGCACGGAAGGCGCACATGGGCGCGCGTTCTATGCCATCAAACCGGACGGGCTAAACGCCCACTACGACACACTGCGATGTCACTGTGGTGCGCGACTGGTTTTCATTGAAGACCAAGTATTGCGTGAACACCTGCGGTCGCTGGCGCGCGAGGAAGGCTTCGCTCTCGACAGGGAGCCAGCCTTTACCATCACCATGACGTGTACGAAATGTCGGCAACTCTGCAAGGGGGGACAGTAG